The proteins below are encoded in one region of Gemmatimonadota bacterium:
- the urtD gene encoding urea ABC transporter ATP-binding protein UrtD, with product MAHVAQPGLDTSHGVILYAEDVTVSFDGLKALNGLTLYLNAGELRCLIGPNGAGKTTLLDVITGKTRPDTGTVFFGNNLDLTLLSEYEIALAGIGRKFQRPTVFHGHTVFENLELAMQANKKVWHSLLARLSRTQHERIASTADTIGLLDQLYTRAGLLSHGQKQWLELGMLLIQDPQLLLVDEPVAGMTHQETERTAELLASLAGKHTVVVVEHDMEFVRSLARTVTVLHEGSVLAEGSMEEVQSDPRVVEVYLGA from the coding sequence ATGGCCCATGTGGCTCAGCCCGGACTGGATACCAGCCACGGCGTCATTCTCTACGCTGAAGATGTGACGGTGAGCTTCGATGGCCTGAAAGCCCTGAATGGGCTGACGCTGTATCTCAACGCCGGCGAGCTCCGCTGTCTGATTGGCCCCAACGGAGCCGGCAAAACAACTCTGCTGGACGTCATCACTGGCAAGACCCGGCCGGATACCGGCACGGTGTTTTTTGGCAATAATCTGGACCTGACGCTACTCTCGGAATACGAAATCGCCCTGGCCGGAATCGGCCGGAAGTTTCAACGCCCGACCGTCTTCCACGGCCATACCGTCTTCGAAAACCTCGAGCTGGCAATGCAGGCGAATAAAAAGGTGTGGCATAGCCTGCTCGCCCGGCTGAGCCGTACGCAACACGAGCGCATCGCTTCAACTGCGGACACGATCGGCCTCCTCGATCAGCTGTACACCCGCGCCGGACTGCTCTCACACGGACAAAAGCAGTGGTTGGAACTCGGCATGCTGCTGATTCAAGATCCGCAGTTATTGTTGGTGGACGAGCCCGTGGCCGGTATGACCCACCAGGAGACCGAACGCACGGCCGAATTGCTGGCGTCGCTGGCTGGCAAACATACCGTCGTGGTTGTCGAACACGACATGGAGTTTGTCCGCAGTCTGGCCCGGACAGTGACGGTCTTGCACGAGGGCAGCGTCCTGGCCGAGGGCAGTATGGAAGAGGTGCAGAGCGACCCCCGGGTGGTTGAGGTCTATTTGGGAGCCTAG
- the urtE gene encoding urea ABC transporter ATP-binding subunit UrtE — protein sequence MIRIQDLNQYYGESHILWDVDLHIQAGSCTCLMGRNGVGKTTLLKTIMGILPIASGSLQFEDTELTRRPAALRARLGIGYVPQGREIFPQLTVEENLRVGLPARRDAVGTVPESVFHYFPVLEQMLGRRGGDLSGGQQQQLAIGRALALNPKLLILDEPTEGIQPNIVQEIGDILLRLNQEENLTILLVEQKLPFARRVADAFAVMEKGSVIADGPITALTDDIVRQHLSV from the coding sequence ATGATCCGCATTCAGGACCTGAATCAATATTACGGCGAGAGTCACATCTTATGGGATGTTGACCTCCACATCCAGGCCGGGTCCTGCACCTGCCTGATGGGCCGGAACGGGGTCGGCAAGACCACGCTGCTCAAGACCATCATGGGCATCTTGCCCATTGCCTCCGGCAGTCTCCAGTTTGAGGACACCGAGCTGACGCGTCGCCCGGCGGCGCTCCGGGCGCGCCTCGGCATCGGCTACGTTCCCCAGGGACGCGAGATCTTTCCGCAACTGACCGTTGAGGAAAACCTGCGTGTCGGTCTGCCGGCGCGTCGGGATGCGGTCGGGACGGTCCCCGAGTCGGTGTTCCACTATTTTCCCGTGCTCGAGCAAATGCTCGGACGACGGGGCGGAGATCTGTCCGGTGGACAGCAGCAGCAGTTGGCCATCGGCCGCGCCCTGGCCCTGAACCCGAAGTTGCTGATTCTGGACGAGCCCACCGAAGGCATTCAGCCGAATATCGTCCAGGAGATCGGCGATATCCTGCTGCGGCTCAACCAGGAAGAAAACCTGACCATTCTGTTAGTCGAGCAGAAGCTCCCCTTTGCCCGCCGGGTGGCGGATGCCTTTGCCGTGATGGAAAAGGGCAGCGTGATTGCCGACGGACCCATCACCGCCTTGACGGATGATATTGTCCGGCAGCATTTATCAGTCTAG
- a CDS encoding urease subunit gamma produces the protein MHFTPHEQEKLMIYLAAQLARERRARGLKLNYPEAMALITSAVLEGARDGQSVSELMSYGATILRRDDVMDGVAEMIDLVQVEATFPDGTKLVSVHQPIR, from the coding sequence ATGCATTTTACTCCGCACGAACAAGAGAAACTGATGATCTATCTCGCCGCCCAACTGGCCCGGGAACGACGGGCGCGCGGCTTGAAGCTGAACTATCCCGAAGCCATGGCCCTGATTACCAGTGCGGTACTGGAAGGAGCTCGGGACGGTCAATCCGTGTCGGAACTAATGTCGTACGGCGCGACCATCCTCCGTCGGGACGATGTGATGGACGGAGTGGCCGAGATGATTGATCTGGTGCAGGTCGAGGCTACCTTCCCGGACGGGACCAAGCTGGTCAGCGTCCACCAGCCGATACGCTAG
- the urtC gene encoding urea ABC transporter permease subunit UrtC, whose product YIFGFFALRSRIRGVYFSIITQAMTYALMLLFFRNDTGFGGNNGLTDFKRLLGFSLQEPTTKLGLYVTSVVVLVLAYLACRYLVTSKLGRVLMAVRDAESRLMFCGYNPHGYKLFLWTLSAVLCGLAGALYVPQVGIINPSEMQPANSIEMAIWVAVGGRGTLSGALLGAFLVNGVKSWCTAAFPYLWLYILGAMFIVVTLFLPRGVAGLLRRQAEPQTGETTG is encoded by the coding sequence CCTATATCTTTGGGTTTTTTGCCCTTCGCTCGCGGATTCGAGGGGTCTATTTCTCCATCATTACCCAGGCTATGACCTACGCGCTGATGTTGCTGTTCTTCCGCAACGACACGGGATTCGGCGGGAACAACGGCCTGACCGATTTTAAGCGTCTGCTCGGGTTTTCGCTGCAAGAGCCGACGACCAAGCTGGGGCTCTACGTGACCTCTGTAGTGGTCCTCGTGCTCGCCTATCTGGCCTGCCGCTATCTGGTCACGTCGAAGCTGGGGCGGGTACTCATGGCCGTTCGCGATGCGGAGAGCCGTTTGATGTTCTGCGGCTATAACCCGCATGGCTATAAACTCTTCCTGTGGACCCTGTCCGCGGTGCTGTGCGGTTTGGCGGGCGCGCTGTACGTCCCTCAGGTCGGTATTATTAACCCCAGCGAGATGCAGCCCGCCAATTCCATTGAGATGGCTATCTGGGTCGCGGTCGGTGGTCGTGGTACCCTGTCCGGTGCTCTGCTCGGTGCCTTTCTGGTCAATGGCGTCAAAAGCTGGTGTACGGCGGCGTTTCCCTATCTATGGTTGTATATTCTCGGCGCGATGTTTATTGTCGTCACCCTCTTTCTCCCCCGTGGTGTGGCCGGTCTGTTACGTCGGCAGGCTGAGCCGCAGACCGGTGAGACGACGGGATAG